ACGTGGACTCCGCCGGCAACTGGGCCACCGTGCGACCGGGCGAGGTGAACCTCATGAACGCCGGGGCCGGCATCACGCACTCGGAGTTCTCCACCGCGGACACCACCGTCCTGCACGGCGCCCAGCTCTGGTACGCCCTCCCCGAGCACGCGCGGTTCACCCCGCCCTCGCTGGACTCCCACCGGCCCGAGCCGGTGACCGGGGAGGGGTACACCGCGCGCGTGTTCCTGGGATCGCTGCTGGGGTACACCTCCCCCGTGCACACGCACCTGCCGCTCACCGGCGCGGAGCTGCTGCTGGAGCCGGGCGCCGTCGTGGAGATCGACGTGCCCGCCGGGCACGAGCACGGACTGCTGCGCGTGGCCGGGGACGTGGCCCTGGACGGGGTCGCCCTCCCCGAGGACCATCTCGGCTTCGTCGGCACCGGCCGGGAGCGGATCACCGTGTCCGCGGGCACCGAGCCGGTGACGGCCCTGCTGATCGGCGGCGAGCCCCTGGGCGAGCAGATCATCATGTGGTGGAACTTCGTGGGCCGGTCCCACGAGGAGATCGTCGCCTGGCGCGCCGCCTACCAGGAGGAGATGGGCTTCGAGGCCCCCGGCCAGGGCTCCCCGCTGGCGGGCGAGGCGGCCTCCCCCGCCCAGCCCGACGGCGTCGCCGCCCTGGGTGCCCCGGTGTCCGGCGGTCTCCTGGACCGGTTGCGCGGGGCCCGCTACGACGACGGACGGCCCTTCCCGCAGTTCGGGGACTTCCCGCCGGCCCAGCCCGCGCCCATCCCCGCCCCGGCGCTGCCGACCACGCGCATGAGGCCCCGGGCGAACCCACCGTCGAGGTGACCGGACCCTCCGGCCACCGGCGGGCGGCACACGAGGGTCCACCGAGCACGTAGCACCGACGAGCACCGACGAGAGGACCGACCATGACGCAGCGGGACGCGAGCCAGGCACCCACCCTCGAGGACCCCCGGGTCGTCAAGGGGACGAGGCCGCGCTACGAGATCCACGTGGACGATTCCGGCGAGCCCGCCGGCTACACCGTCATCCACGACGTGGAGATCGGCGGCCAGCGGCAGCGGATCTTCCCCCACACCGAGGTCAAGGAGGAGTTCGGCGGCCACGGGCTGGCCTCCACCCTGGTCCGCCGGGCGCTGGACGACTCGATCGCGGACGGGTTCAGGATCGTCACGGTCTGCCCCTACGTGAAGGGGTGGGTGGCCAAGCACCCCGAGTACGCCGAGCACGTGCTCCCCACGACCCCGGAGCACCTGCAGGCGCTCGACCGCCGCTGAGCCGTGGCACCCCGGGCCACGCGTCCGCGGTGCCGCGCCAGGCGGCCCGCGGGACCCGCGCCGGATCCCTCGAGTGGACCGGCCGGGAACGGCGAAGGGCCCGGGCCATCTGGCCCGGGCCCTTCCGTGGTCGGGGTGACAGGATTTGAACCTGCGGCCTCGTCGTCCCGAACGACGCGCGCTACCAAGCTGCGCCACACCCCGTGGAGGGTGATTCCGCGCCGTGACCGGCTGGGAACCACAGTGAACTATCCTAGACCCCTCATCCCGGTTTCGCCAAAACGAGCGGTTCGGTACCGGGTCCTCGGTCCGTCACCGATCCCGGAGCACGGCGTCCGGCCGACCGGGACGGGTGCCGCGGTGCTCCACCGGGCGCCGGGGGCGCCAAGGGGACCGGGGCACCCGAGGAATCGAGCCTCGTGGCCCCGCCGGGACCTAGACTGGCCCCAGCGAGTGCCTCCCGCCGCTCCCGGGCCCGCCGGGACGACGAGTACCCCCGAGGGGCGCCGCGCAGTGCGGAGGAGGTCCGTGACGACCAGCGGCGACGAGACCGGGGGGCCAGGCGGCCTTCTCCGCTCCCGGCCCCACCTGGTGGGGCTGGTGGCCTTCCTCGTGCTGTTCGTCGCCGTCCTGCTGGCCTCCGGGTCGGTCCTGGCGGCGCTCCTGGCCGGCGCCCTGGGCTACGCCACCGGGTATTTCCTCACCCCGGCCGCCGGCAGCACCTACTCCTCCGGTGTCCCGGTCCGGGGCGCCACGAGGGATGAGATGAGGGACCGCCTCGCCGCGTTCCAGGACACCCTGCGCCAGAACCGGGGCAGGATCCCCCCGGCGGCGGACCGCGAGCTCGGGTCCATCGGCATGCACCTGCGGGAGATGATCGACCGGTGGGACGACGTCGCCCGCGCCCCGGAGCAGCGGATGGCCCTGGAGTCCATCGTCTACCGGTACCTGCCCTCCACGCTCGAGGTCTACCTCCGCCTCCCCGATTCGGCCAAGCCCGCCGCGGCGGGAGAGTGGACGCGGCAGCTGCGCCTGCTCGGGACCGAGGTCACCGCCAACCGCGATGCCGTCCTGCGGCACGACCTCGAGGCGATGCGCGCCAATGGCCGCATCCTCGAGCAGCGGTTCGAGGACGGCGACCTGCGGATGTTCCGGGAGAACGGACTATAGGCGCCCCGGTCACGCCCCCCGCCGGGCCGGACCGGGCAGTGCTGCCCGGACGGAGCTCACGTCCGCCCTGGTCGTCCCCCGGCGAACCGGGCATAGGCGCCCATGAGCACGGCCCATTCCTCGACCGACGACGCCGGACCGGTGATCGCGGCCGTCACGGTCGTGCCGGACGGGACCCCCGGCGTGGGCGCGAAGCCCACCACGGCGTCGCAGGAGGGGCCGGCGCCCGTACGCCCCAGCCAGCCGACCCACCGGAAGTGCAGGCCCTCGGCGTCCACCGCCCCGATCCGGGCCCAGGAATGGCGCCTGCCGTCCTCGCCCTCCTCGACCAGCAGACCGTCCTCGAGGCCCACGTGACTGCCCTCGCCGCAGGCACGCATCTCCGCGGGCCACCACAGGTGCGGATACTCGAGGAACGCCTCCACCGCCTGGTCCTCGGCCAGCGGGACCTCCGCCGTCAACAGCCGCGGTGCGGGCGCATCGCCCCCGGCGGACGTGCCCGGGGCCTCGGCACCCGGCGACACGGGACCGCCCGGCGACGGGTCCTGTCCAGCGGGAGGCCGGGCGAAGGGATCGTGGAAGATGCTCTCGGACATGGGCACCATCCTCTCACCACCCGGCCGGCGCCCTGGGCATGGAGGGGTGGTGTCGGTGGCGCTGGGGTGGGGGGTGTTAAAGGCCAGGAGCCCTGGACCGTGTGGTCCAGGGCTCCTGGTGAATGGTTGTCCGGCGGCGTCCTACTCTCCCACATCCTCCCGGATGCAGTACCATCGGCGCTGTGGGCCTTAGCTTCCGGGTTCGGAATGGGACCGGGCGTTTCCCCCACGCTATGACCGCCGTAACCCTGTGACCGCCCTGTCCGGGCCCGTGCCCCGCACTCCCCGGGTGGGGGGTGGGGTGGGCCGCCGTGTCGGGGGTGGCTTGGTGGTTACAACACTGTGGTTGCACTGTTCAATTGTACCCATACTGGGCCCCGGCCGGGCCCGGCGTGCCGGGGGGCTGGTGGGGTGCCCGGGGTGGTGCCCCGGGCTGGCCGCCCCCCGCGGGGGGTGGTGGTTCGGTCGGGTTGTTGTTCCGCAACCGCATAGTGGACGCTGCGCACCTGGCCCTCCCCGGCCGGTGAAGCCCGGCCCGGGGGTGGTGTTGTGTGTTTAAGTTGTCGGCCTATTAGTACCGGTCGGCTTCACAAGTCGTTGGTCCTTGCTTCCACGTCCGGCCTATCAACCCAGTGGTCTGCTGGGGGCCTCCCACCCACGAGGGGTGTGGAAATCTCATCTCGAAGCTGGCTTCCCGCTTAGATGCTTTCAGCGGTTATCCGTTCCGAACGTAGCCAATCAGCGGTGCACCTGGCGGTACAACTGACATACCAGAGGTTCGTCCGTCCCGGTCCTCTCGTACTAAGGACAGACCTTCTCAAATTTCCTGCGCGCGCAGAGGATAGGGACCGAACTGTCTCACGACGTTCTGAACCCAGCTCGCGTACCGCTTTAATGGGCGAACAGCCCAACCCTTGGGACCTACTCCAGCCCCAGGATGCGACGAGCCGACATCGAGGTGCCAAACCATGCCGTCGATATGGACTCTTGGGCAAGATCAGCCTGTTATCCCCGAGGTACCTTTTATCCGTTGAGCGACGGCCGTTCCACAACGGGCCGCCGGATCACTAGTCCCGACTTTCGTCCCTGCTCGAGATGCCTCTCTCACAGTCAAGCCCCCTTGTGCACTTGCACTCGACACCTGATTGCCAACCAGGCTGAGGGGACCTTTGGGCGCCTCCGTTACATTTTGGGAGGCAACCGCCCCAGTTAAACTACCCATCAGGCACTGTCCCTGACCCGGATCACGGGCCGAAGTTAGATGTCCAATGTGACCAGAGTGGTATTTCAACGATGACTCCACGAGCACTGGCGTGCCCGCTTCACAGTCTCCCACCTATCCTACACAAGCCACACCGAACACCAATACCAAACTATAGTAAAGGTCTCGGGGTCTTTCCGTCCTTCTGCGCGTAACGAGCATCTTTACTCGTAGTGCAATTTCGCCGAGTTCACGGTTGAGACAGCGGGGAAGTCGTTACTCCATTCGTGCAGGTCGGAACTTACCCGACAAGGAATTTCGCTACCTTAGGATGGTTATAGTTACCACCGCCGTTTACTGGGGCTTAAATTCTCCGCTTCGCCTTGCGGCTAACAGGTCCTCTTAACCTTCCAGCACCGGGCAGGAGTCAGTCCGTATACATCGTCTTGCGACTTCGCACGGACCTGTGTTTTTGATAAACAGTCGCTTCCCCCTGGTCTCTGCGGCCCCGATCCCCTCCATCCAGCGCGTGGATGTCAGGGTTGGGGCCCCCCTTCTCCCGAAGTTACGGGGGCATTTTGCCGAGTTCCTTAACCATGATTCTCTCGATCGCCTTGGTATTCTCTACCTGACCACCTGTGTCGGTTTGGGGTACGGGCGGCTGGAACCTCGCGCCGATGCTTTTCTTGGCAGCATAGGATCACCGGATCCCCCACCTGGTGGGGGCCTATCGGGTCTCAGGCTCACGTCCGGCGGATTTGCCAACCGGACACCCTACGCCCTTGGACCAGGTCATTTCCATTGCCTGGCCCGGCTACCTTCCTGCGTCACACCTGTTAATGCGCTTGCCTCCCCGGTTCAGGTCCCGCGCTTGCCCGCCACGCGCCCCCGAAGGGGCGTCCAGGCGGGTTCGGGCGGTTAGTATCACCGGCTCGGCAGGGGCGGTTCTTCGCCGGTACGGGAATATCAACCCGTTGTCCATCGACTACGCCTGTCGGCCTCGCCTTAGGTCCCGACTTACCCAGGGCAGATTAGCTTGACCCTGGAACCCTTGGTCATCCGGCGGACGGGTTTCCCACCCGTCTTTCGCTACTCATGCCTGCATTCTCACTCGTGCACAATCCACCGACGCTTCCGCCCCGGCTTCACCTCGTGCACGACGCTCCCCTACCCATCCAGCAGATGCTGAATGCCACGGTTTCGGCGGTGTGCTTGAGCCCCGCTACATTGTCGGCGCGGAATCACTTGACCAGTGAGCTATTACGCACTCTTTCAAGGGTGGCTGCTTCTAAGCCAACCTCCTGGTTGTCACAGCAACTCCACATCCTTTCCCACTTAGCACACGCTTGGGGGCCTTAACCGGTGGTCTGGGCTGTTTCCCTCTCGACCATGAAGCTTATCCCCCACGGTCTCACTGCCACGCTCTGACTTCCCGGCATTCGGAGTTTGGCTGACGTCAGTAACCTTGTAGGGCCCATCAGCCATCCAGTAGCTCTACCTCCGGGAAGAAACACGTGACGCTGCACCTAAATGCATTTCGGGGAGAACCAGCTATCACGGAGTTTGATTGGCCTTTCACCCCTACCCACAGCTCATCCCCTCCATTTTCAACTGAAGTGGGTTCGGTCCTCCACGCGCTCTTACACGCGCTTCAACCTGGCCATGGGTAGATCACTCCGCTTCGGGTCTAGACCGTGCCACTAAATCGCCCTATTCAGACTCGCTTTCGCTACGGCTTCCCCCCACGGGTTAACCTCGCGACACAGCACTAACTCGCAGGCTCATTCTTCAAAAGGCACGCCGTCACCCCGCAGGGCTCCGACGGATTGTAGGCACATGGTTTCAGGTACTATTTCACTCCCCTCCCGGGGTGCTTTTCACCATTCCCTCACGGTACTGATCCGCTATCGGTCAACAGGTAGTATTCAGGCTTACCAGGTGGTCCTGGCAGATTCACACGGGATTTCTCGGGCCCCGTGCTACTCGGGCACACTCACTAGGCGGCGGAACGCATTACGGCTACGGGACTCTCACCCCCTACGGTCAGGCATCCAAACCTGTTCGCCTATACGCCCGCACCTCACCACCCCAGGCCGGCAGACCTGGGACGCAAAGGCCCACAACCCCGAACACGCAACCCCTGCCGGGTATCACACGTGCACGGTTTAGCCCCATCCGCGTTCGCTCGCCACTACTGACGGAATCACATGTTGTTTTCTCTTCCTGCAGGTACTGAGATGTTTCACTTCCCTGCGTTCCCTCCAACCGGCCTATGTGTTCAACCGGCGGTCACACGCTCGTCGGCGTGCGGGGTTCCCCCATTCGGAGATCCTGGGCTCAACGTCCGGTTATCGACTCCCCCAGGCTTATCGCAGATTCCCACGTCCTTCATCGGCTCCTGTTGCCAAGGCATCCACCATGCGCCCTTGAAAACTTAGCCACACAACGGCCAAGCCTCGATGAGCATAAGACACCCACCACGCCGGCACCCCCGAGGGGACACCACGGGCGGGCATCGAAAGATGACTACATTCTCGGCGCCGCCACACCACGCCAGGGGGCGTGGGCATGACGGCAAAATAAGATGCTCGCGTCCACTATGCAGTTCCCAAACAACAACCCGCGCCACACGCCCCCACCCGCGCCGGCACCCCCCACGAGGAGGAGAACCCACGCACCACGGTGTCTCGGTGCAGCCGGAACCAGACCACAGGCCCGGAACAACCACCCCCCGGCCACCCCACCACGACGGGCAGGGCGCCACCGGGATCGGCGGCCGGTCCTGTTGTCCCAGGACCCAACAGTGTGCCAACACCCCCACGCCCATCCACCCGGGGTCCTCCTTCCACACGCCGGCGCGACACCCCAGGACAACCCCCGGGGCGCCCATTCCAGGCGCAGTACTGCAAGGACCACCGGCCGGTACGGCCAGGGGCACCATTCGTTGATGTTCCACCCATGAGCAACCCGCCGGTCCACACGCGGGACCGACACGGGCACCAAATGGACCACCCCGGTAACCCCCGCACCTGGTGCGGGACGAGATGGCCATGCGCTCCTTAGAAAGGAGGTGATCCAGCCGCACCTTCCGGTACGGCTACCTTGTTACGACTTAGTCCCAATCGCCAGTCCCACCTTCGACGGCTCCCCCCACGAGGGTTGGGCCACCGGCTTCGGGTGTTACCGACTTTCGTGACTTGACGGGCGGTGTGTACAAGGCCCGGGAACGTATTCACCGCAGCGTTGCTGATCTGCGATTACTAGCGACTCCGACTTCATGGGGTCGAGTTGCAGACCCCAATCCGAACTGAGACCGGCTTTTTGGGATTAGCTCCACCTCACAGTATCGCAACCCATTGTACCGGCCATTGTAGCATGCGTGAAGCCCAAGACATAAGGGGCATGATGATTTGACGTCGTCCCCACCTTCCTCCGAGTTGACCCCGGCAGTCTCCCATGAGTCCCCGGCACGACCCGCTGGCAACATGGAACGAGGGTTGCGCTCGTTGCGGGACTTAACCCAACATCTCACGACACGAGCTGACGACAACCATGCACCACCTGTGAACCCGCCCCAGAGGGGAAGGACCATCTCTGGCCCGGTCGGGAACATGTCAAGCCTTGGTAAGGTTCTTCGCGTTGCATCGAATTAATCCGCATGCTCCGCCGCTTGTGCGGGCCCCCGTCAATTCCTTTGAGTTTTAGCCTTGCGGCCGTACTCCCCAGGCGGGGCACTTAATGCGTTAGCTGCGGCGCGGAAACCGTGGAATGGCCCCCACACCTAGTGCCCAACGTTTACGGCATGGACTACCAGGGTATCTAATCCTGTTCGCTCCCCATGCTTTCGCTCCTCAGCGTCAGTAACAGCCCAGAGACCTGCCTTCGCCATCGGTGTTCCTCCTGATATCTGCGCATTTCACCGCTACACCAGGAATTCCAGTCTCCCCTACTGCACTCCAGTCTGCCCGTACCCACCGCAGATCCGGGGTTAAGCCCCGGACTTTCACGGCAGACGCGACAAACCGCCTACGAGCTCTTTACGCCCAATAATTCCGGATAACGCTCGCGCCCTACGTATTACCGCGGCTGCTGGCACGTAGTTAGCCGGCGCTTCTTCTGCAGGTACCGTCACTTGCGCTTCTTCCCTACTGAAAGAGGTTTACAACCCGAAGGCCGTCATCCCTCACGCGGCGTCGCTGCATCAGGCTTGCGCCCATTGTGCAATATTCCCCACTGCTGCCTCCCGTAGGAGTCTGGGCCGTGTCTCAGTCCCAGTGTGGCCGGTCACCCTCTCAGGCCGGCTACCCGTCGTCGCCTTGGTGGGCCATTACCCCACCAACCAGCTGATAGGCCGCGAGTCCATCCAAGACCGATGAATCTTTCCACCCCCACACCATGCGATGGAGGGTCGTATCCGGTATTAGACCCGGTTTCCCAGGCTTATCCCAGAGTCAAGGGAAGGTTACTCACGTGTTACTCACCCGTTCGCCACTCATCCACCCCAGCAAGCTGGGGCTTCAGCGTTCGACTTGCATGTGTTAAGCACGCCGCCAGCGTTCATCCTGAGCCAGGATCAAACTCTCCGTAAAAAACTACAGAAGAAACAACACCACGCCCGGCGGAAAACCCGGCACGGCATCATTCAATCCCTGGCAAGAGGCCCTCCACCACACGGGGGTGCGGCGGTCAGGCCATCCACCAATTTCAAACAATTGGCATCAACAAACTTGGCACACTATTGAGTTCTCAAACAACAGGCACGTGATCAGTACCGGCGAAGGAAACCGGTTTCACCCGGCCGTTTCTTCGCTTTCCTCATCCGCGGCTTTCAAAGCGTAGTCCCTCTTCCCCGGCCCGTCAAACCGGCGTTCCCGCCGCGCTCACCGCACCCGGACCGAAGTCCCACCGCCGCCCCCGGACCACCCGCCGGCCGCCACAGCGACCCGCCAGCTCCCCGGAGCAACTTTCCCATCCTAGACCCTCCCGGGCCCCGGCGTCAAACCCGCCGCACCCGGCCGGCCCCCGGCACCAGGCCGGACACCGCCCCAGTCAAGGACAGCCGCACCACCACCGGAAGGACAACCGCCCCTCCACGCCGTGGCACGAGGAGCAACCCTACACCCCCACCCACCCCCACGCAAACCGGGACCCGCACGGGGCCCGTCCGGCCCCGGCCGCATGCCCGTCATCCACGCCGTCACCGCGCGGACAACCGGCGGCTGACCGGGCCGGAGCGCGGGAGGACCCCGCCCGGCCCGTGGCCGGTCGGGGTCCTCTCGGGGGGGTGCGGCGGGCGGTGGCCCGCCCGGGTCAGCGGACGGGACGGAAGTACACCGTCGCCAGCGGGGGCACCACCACGCGGGCGGTCGCCGGCTGGCCGTGCCAGGACTCCTCCACCGCGGTGATGGTGCCGGCGTTGCCGACCCCCGAACCGCCGTAGGTCTCGGAGTCGGTGTTGAGGACTTCCTCCCACTCCCCCGCCAGGGGCAGTCCCAGCTGCACGTCGTGGTGCGGGGTCCCGGCGAAGTTGGACACGCACACGAGGGGGCGCCGCTCGCCACCGGTCTGCTCGGGGTCGGACCAGCGGATGAAGGAGAACAGGTTCCGGTCGCCGTCGTTCTGGTCGATCCACTGGAACCCGGCCGGGTCGTTGTCCCGGCTCCACAGCTCCGGGGCGTCCCGGTACACCCTGTTGAGGTCCCGGACCGCCTTCATGAGGCCCTTGTGCTGCGGGTTGTCCGTCAGCCACCAGTCGAGCCCGTGGGACTCCTTCCACTCGGACTCCTGGCCGAACTCGGATCCCATGAACAGCAGCTGCTTGCCGGGGTGGGCCCACATGTACCCGTAGTAGGCGCGCAGCGAGGCCAGCTCCTGCCAGCGGTCACCGGGCATCTTGCGCAGCAGCGAGCCCTTGCCGTGCACCACCTCGTCGTGCGAGAGCGGCAGCACGTAGTTCTCGCTCCACGCGTAGACGAGCGAGAACGTCATCTCGTTGTGGTGCCAGCGCCGGTTGACCGGGTCCTC
This genomic window from Citricoccus sp. SGAir0253 contains:
- a CDS encoding pirin family protein, whose product is MSNTETHPEERVCEGGPAGGGPRFTQGLSDGVSAVPASAGPVELLEPRPVPLGGPRAMTVKRTLPQRARSLIGAWCFLDFYGPDDVSATGGMQVPRHPHTGLATVSWLFTGRVDHVDSAGNWATVRPGEVNLMNAGAGITHSEFSTADTTVLHGAQLWYALPEHARFTPPSLDSHRPEPVTGEGYTARVFLGSLLGYTSPVHTHLPLTGAELLLEPGAVVEIDVPAGHEHGLLRVAGDVALDGVALPEDHLGFVGTGRERITVSAGTEPVTALLIGGEPLGEQIIMWWNFVGRSHEEIVAWRAAYQEEMGFEAPGQGSPLAGEAASPAQPDGVAALGAPVSGGLLDRLRGARYDDGRPFPQFGDFPPAQPAPIPAPALPTTRMRPRANPPSR
- a CDS encoding GNAT family N-acetyltransferase, coding for MTQRDASQAPTLEDPRVVKGTRPRYEIHVDDSGEPAGYTVIHDVEIGGQRQRIFPHTEVKEEFGGHGLASTLVRRALDDSIADGFRIVTVCPYVKGWVAKHPEYAEHVLPTTPEHLQALDRR